A part of Hippea maritima DSM 10411 genomic DNA contains:
- the nuoL gene encoding NADH-quinone oxidoreductase subunit L — protein sequence MKVILLFIVLTPLIGFLINGIFGKWTKPIAGVIAATALGISFILGLFPIISVIKGHIVEYTYFTWLPFKGITVPFGLRVDYVSAVMLFVVTFVSWMIHIYSNGYMKGDRGYARYFSYLNLFVTAMLILILGNNYLLMFVGWEGVGLASYLLIGFWYEKDTAADAGEKAFVVNRIGDAGFIIGVLFLIHYFGSVTYADVFPRAEEVLGFGSTAATIIGLALFLGAVGKSAQFPLYIWLTDAMEGPTPVSSLIHAATMVTAGVYMVARSNAIFSLTPTAQEVVASVGAFTAFYAATMALTHKDIKRILAYSTLSQLGYMFIGVGVGAYWTGMFHLMTHAFFKGLLFLGAGAVMHSMRGLLSIDLMGNLKKYMPQTAILMVIASLAISGIPPFAGFFSKDAILASALEMGHPYIWIIGEITAFMTAFYMFRFVFSVFYGEEKVEGLYHELHTHEAPAVMTLPMWVLGILSIVGGWVGIKMGGHVPFEWFVTHTAPTTEVAHEAHYSEALLIGISVTMGVAGILTAWAIYIKKIITAEKIANMFKPIYTLLANTYYVDEFVYCCIVKPFWWVSTNFLWKIVDVILIDKGMVDGAGWIAGRVGRGFRLMQTGFVNNYAYWISLGIIVLSGWYIVKII from the coding sequence ATGAAGGTAATACTACTGTTTATCGTATTGACGCCTCTTATAGGTTTTCTTATCAATGGTATATTTGGTAAGTGGACAAAACCTATTGCAGGCGTTATAGCTGCTACGGCTTTAGGTATTTCGTTTATATTGGGCTTATTCCCAATAATCTCAGTAATAAAGGGACATATAGTTGAGTATACATATTTCACATGGTTGCCTTTCAAAGGTATTACTGTGCCGTTTGGTTTGAGAGTTGATTATGTGTCTGCTGTAATGCTCTTTGTTGTTACATTTGTTTCTTGGATGATTCACATCTATTCAAATGGCTATATGAAAGGCGATAGGGGCTATGCCCGTTATTTTTCCTATCTCAACCTATTTGTTACAGCTATGCTTATACTTATTCTTGGAAATAACTATCTATTGATGTTCGTAGGTTGGGAAGGTGTCGGTTTGGCATCCTATCTGTTAATTGGTTTCTGGTACGAAAAAGATACAGCGGCTGACGCTGGAGAAAAGGCATTCGTTGTTAATAGGATAGGCGATGCTGGCTTTATAATCGGTGTTTTGTTCTTGATTCACTACTTCGGCAGTGTAACCTACGCTGATGTATTTCCGAGAGCTGAAGAAGTTTTGGGCTTTGGCTCGACTGCAGCAACAATAATCGGTTTGGCACTCTTTTTGGGTGCAGTTGGTAAGTCAGCTCAGTTCCCTCTATATATATGGTTGACCGATGCTATGGAGGGTCCAACGCCTGTTTCATCTTTGATTCACGCAGCAACAATGGTTACCGCTGGTGTTTATATGGTTGCAAGGTCTAACGCTATTTTCTCTTTAACTCCAACAGCTCAGGAAGTTGTTGCAAGCGTTGGTGCTTTCACAGCTTTCTATGCTGCTACAATGGCGTTGACGCACAAGGATATCAAGAGAATCCTGGCGTATTCAACGCTATCTCAGCTTGGATATATGTTTATAGGTGTTGGTGTTGGCGCTTATTGGACTGGAATGTTCCATCTTATGACGCACGCATTCTTTAAAGGTCTTCTCTTCTTGGGTGCTGGCGCAGTTATGCATTCCATGAGGGGTTTACTTTCTATAGACCTTATGGGCAATCTAAAGAAATATATGCCCCAAACGGCTATCTTGATGGTTATAGCGTCTTTAGCTATCTCTGGTATTCCCCCATTTGCGGGTTTCTTCTCAAAAGATGCAATATTAGCATCTGCCCTTGAGATGGGGCATCCTTATATCTGGATAATCGGTGAAATAACAGCCTTTATGACCGCATTTTATATGTTTAGGTTTGTATTTAGCGTGTTCTATGGAGAGGAGAAGGTTGAAGGGCTGTACCACGAATTGCATACACACGAGGCCCCAGCTGTTATGACTCTACCTATGTGGGTACTTGGCATACTTTCTATTGTCGGTGGCTGGGTAGGAATAAAGATGGGTGGTCATGTGCCATTTGAATGGTTTGTAACCCATACAGCTCCAACAACAGAGGTAGCCCATGAGGCCCACTATTCTGAGGCTCTCTTGATAGGTATTTCTGTTACTATGGGTGTTGCAGGAATATTGACCGCTTGGGCTATCTATATCAAGAAAATTATTACAGCAGAGAAAATCGCGAATATGTTTAAGCCAATCTATACACTTTTGGCAAACACATACTATGTTGATGAGTTTGTTTACTGTTGCATAGTAAAACCATTCTGGTGGGTATCTACCAACTTCTTATGGAAGATAGTTGATGTTATATTGATAGACAAAGGTATGGTTGATGGAGCAGGTTGGATTGCAGGTAGGGTTGGTAGAGGCTTTAGATTAATGCAGACTGGATTTGTTAACAACTATGCCTATTGGATTAGTTTGGGAATTATCGTATTGAGTGGCTGGTATATTGTTAAAATTATTTAG
- a CDS encoding NADH-quinone oxidoreductase subunit M, giving the protein MDMNQLHFPILTTITFLPLVGAFLVTLISEKNEGLIKYVTFGFLVLDFIISLPLFFYFDPTTYHMQFVERVPWIKSLGFQYYVGVDGISLFLVLLTTFLTPIAQLSTWKAIDKKVKLFNIVILLMQTGMLGVFISLDVFLFYVFWELQLIPMYLMIGIWGGPNRVFATMKFFLYTFAGSVFMLVAIMALYFLHHKYTGTYTMDMVQLMQQPLPHHLQLWLFLAFFIAFAIKVPMWPFHTWLPWAHVEAPTAGSVILAGVLLKMGTYGFLRFNLPMFPDMTHAFAVLVIVLSIIGIFYGAFVAMVQPDIKKLVAYSSVSHLGYSMLGMFALTQTGVEGSILQMVNHGISTGALFLVVGIVYERRHTRLISEYGGLAYLVPAFAAFFMIFTLSSIAVPGTNGFVGEFMILLGAFMSKPVYGIIVAFGGLFSAVYMLTMYKRVFFNKVTNPKNLGLTDMNLREWLYLIPLLVFVFWIGIYPQTFLSKMRVSVEHLLKQVNRTTVEANVNTTQISLTKTVVVKKG; this is encoded by the coding sequence ATGGATATGAATCAGCTGCATTTTCCGATTTTAACAACAATAACCTTTCTTCCCTTAGTGGGCGCTTTTTTAGTTACCCTAATAAGCGAGAAGAATGAAGGTTTGATAAAGTATGTTACTTTTGGCTTCCTGGTATTGGATTTTATAATTTCGTTACCGTTGTTTTTCTACTTTGACCCAACAACGTACCATATGCAATTTGTAGAGAGGGTTCCGTGGATTAAATCGTTGGGTTTTCAGTACTATGTAGGTGTTGATGGCATAAGCTTGTTTTTGGTATTGCTAACCACATTTTTGACGCCAATAGCTCAGCTTTCTACCTGGAAGGCTATTGATAAGAAGGTTAAGCTGTTCAATATTGTTATACTCTTGATGCAGACCGGTATGCTCGGTGTTTTTATCTCTTTGGATGTTTTTCTGTTCTATGTATTCTGGGAGCTTCAGCTTATTCCTATGTATTTAATGATAGGTATCTGGGGTGGTCCAAACAGGGTTTTCGCAACTATGAAATTCTTCCTCTATACCTTTGCTGGTAGTGTATTTATGCTTGTAGCTATTATGGCATTGTATTTCTTGCACCATAAATATACAGGTACATATACAATGGATATGGTTCAGCTCATGCAACAGCCACTTCCGCACCATCTCCAATTGTGGTTATTCTTAGCGTTCTTTATAGCATTCGCAATCAAGGTTCCGATGTGGCCATTCCACACATGGCTCCCATGGGCACACGTTGAGGCACCAACAGCTGGTTCTGTCATTTTGGCAGGTGTATTGCTTAAAATGGGAACATACGGATTTTTAAGGTTTAATTTACCTATGTTTCCTGATATGACACATGCCTTTGCCGTACTTGTAATTGTGTTGTCTATAATAGGTATATTCTACGGAGCCTTTGTGGCTATGGTTCAGCCCGATATCAAAAAACTTGTCGCTTACTCTTCTGTTTCTCATTTGGGTTATTCTATGCTAGGTATGTTTGCTTTAACTCAAACAGGTGTTGAGGGTTCCATACTACAAATGGTGAACCACGGAATTTCAACAGGCGCCTTGTTCCTTGTTGTGGGTATAGTTTATGAGAGAAGGCATACAAGGTTAATATCTGAGTATGGCGGTTTAGCTTACTTAGTGCCGGCATTCGCTGCATTCTTTATGATATTTACCTTATCATCTATAGCGGTACCTGGAACAAACGGCTTTGTGGGTGAATTTATGATTCTTCTGGGTGCATTTATGAGCAAGCCGGTTTATGGTATAATTGTTGCATTCGGCGGTCTCTTCTCAGCTGTCTATATGCTCACAATGTATAAAAGGGTGTTCTTTAATAAGGTTACAAACCCCAAGAACTTGGGTTTAACGGACATGAATCTCAGGGAATGGCTCTATCTGATACCGCTGCTTGTGTTTGTTTTCTGGATAGGTATCTATCCTCAGACATTCCTTTCTAAGATGAGGGTATCGGTCGAGCATCTACTTAAACAAGTAAACAGAACCACCGTAGAAGCTAATGTAAACACAACTCAGATTAGCCTAACAAAAACGGTGGTAGTTAAAAAAGGCTAA
- a CDS encoding NADH-quinone oxidoreductase subunit N, with protein sequence MSISMVYSLKDLTAIIPELILTGFAFAILLIDLWLPKRLKTLNGLLALFGVIFAFAAVVVMYNANMTAFNNMIVMDKASNFASIIMLITAFVAIIMSFDFLKREEINLGEYYEVLLFSLVAMQILASTYNLIVMFIAVETLSIGMYILTGFLRDKDESVEGAMKYFILGSFASTFLVLGIGLFYGLFGSVDLNVIKSSLSGASSFYKWISILAFLFVFVGFGFKIAAFPFHSWTPDVYASAPTPMSAFMSVAPKAAAFLALLRFLAVGMGPIEPNWTKVLWVVAVLTMTFGNTVALWQKDLKRLLGYSSIAHAGYMLVGIVAANELGYGAVMFYLFSYVFLNLGAFSVAELISKKEDRGTEIENLKGFGYKHPLIAASMLVFMFGLAGVPPTVGFVGKYYLFSAAVKSHLYWLAIIGVVNSAISAYFYLNVIVTMYMKGENESKLELFNSVPVKAVVLLAAICVLYIGIFPSSFLDIALGSIGF encoded by the coding sequence ATGAGTATAAGTATGGTTTACTCGTTGAAAGATTTAACAGCTATTATTCCTGAGCTGATTCTTACGGGTTTTGCCTTTGCTATCCTATTGATAGATTTGTGGCTCCCTAAGAGGCTTAAAACATTAAACGGATTGCTTGCCCTGTTTGGCGTTATTTTTGCTTTTGCCGCTGTTGTCGTTATGTACAATGCAAACATGACAGCCTTTAACAATATGATTGTGATGGACAAAGCTAGTAATTTCGCAAGCATCATTATGCTCATTACAGCCTTTGTGGCTATAATAATGAGCTTTGATTTTCTAAAAAGGGAAGAGATAAATTTAGGTGAGTATTATGAGGTTCTTTTATTTTCTTTGGTGGCCATGCAGATTTTGGCATCAACCTATAACTTAATTGTAATGTTTATAGCAGTTGAAACACTTTCAATCGGTATGTACATCTTAACCGGGTTTTTAAGGGATAAGGATGAAAGCGTCGAAGGTGCAATGAAGTATTTCATCTTGGGATCTTTTGCTTCAACCTTCCTAGTTTTGGGTATTGGATTGTTCTATGGGCTATTTGGTAGTGTAGATTTGAACGTTATTAAATCTTCATTATCCGGAGCAAGCAGCTTCTATAAATGGATTTCTATTTTGGCCTTTCTCTTTGTGTTTGTGGGATTTGGGTTTAAAATTGCAGCATTTCCATTCCATTCATGGACACCGGATGTATACGCCTCTGCTCCAACACCCATGAGTGCATTTATGTCTGTCGCGCCGAAAGCAGCAGCGTTCTTGGCTCTTCTTAGATTTTTGGCTGTGGGTATGGGCCCAATAGAACCCAACTGGACAAAGGTGCTCTGGGTTGTAGCTGTACTTACAATGACATTCGGTAACACGGTAGCTTTATGGCAGAAAGACTTAAAGAGACTTTTGGGTTATTCTTCAATTGCCCATGCAGGTTATATGCTTGTTGGAATAGTAGCTGCAAATGAATTGGGTTACGGCGCTGTAATGTTCTATCTATTCTCCTATGTATTTTTAAACCTCGGAGCGTTTTCCGTTGCCGAACTTATAAGCAAAAAAGAAGATAGGGGAACAGAGATTGAAAATCTTAAAGGATTTGGGTATAAGCATCCACTAATAGCCGCATCAATGCTTGTGTTTATGTTCGGTCTTGCAGGTGTTCCGCCCACAGTTGGTTTTGTGGGTAAATACTATCTTTTCTCAGCGGCCGTTAAATCTCATCTTTATTGGCTTGCCATTATAGGCGTTGTAAATAGTGCAATCTCTGCCTACTTCTATTTAAATGTTATCGTTACTATGTACATGAAAGGTGAGAATGAGAGCAAGCTTGAGCTATTCAATAGCGTTCCGGTAAAAGCCGTTGTTCTGTTGGCTGCTATCTGTGTGCTTTACATTGGAATATTCCCAAGTTCTTTCTTGGATATAGCACTTGGCTCAATAGGATTTTAA
- a CDS encoding aspartate aminotransferase family protein has product MEDIFLKTKEYIIENYKRFEVAFQKGEGVYLYDFNGKPYLDFLAGIAVNVLGHSHEVVVNALKEQVKKLIHVSNLYYIKEQADLAELLIKNSCCDKAFFCNSGAEANEAAIKLVRLFDKDRYKIISMENSFHGRTLAALAATGQTKYQKGFEPMPDGFVYAKFNDFNDFVNKVDSRVAAVFIELIQGEGGINVADRGYVERLFNYCKENNILFVVDEIQTGIGRTGKIFAYEHYGIEPDVITLAKGLGGGLPIGALLAKDYVASKFGYGTHGSTFGGNPLISYVSKEVVSFVIKEGLYKKAEELGNYMIERLKSVLKDNKQFEYISGMGLMVGVHFRESSYADYVVRKALDKGILIGKAGDRSVRLEPPLIVQKEHIDAVVDFFWKIK; this is encoded by the coding sequence GTGGAGGATATCTTTTTAAAAACTAAAGAATATATCATAGAAAACTATAAACGTTTTGAGGTTGCATTTCAAAAAGGAGAGGGTGTATATCTTTATGATTTTAACGGTAAACCATATCTGGATTTTTTAGCCGGCATTGCTGTAAATGTTTTGGGTCATAGTCATGAAGTTGTTGTAAATGCCCTAAAAGAACAGGTAAAAAAGCTCATCCATGTTTCGAATCTTTACTATATAAAAGAACAGGCTGACCTTGCCGAACTGCTTATTAAAAATTCCTGTTGTGACAAGGCGTTTTTTTGCAATAGTGGAGCAGAGGCTAATGAGGCGGCTATTAAACTCGTAAGGCTTTTTGATAAAGATAGATATAAAATAATTTCTATGGAAAATTCCTTTCACGGTAGAACTTTAGCTGCATTAGCTGCAACAGGGCAGACTAAGTATCAAAAAGGTTTTGAGCCAATGCCCGATGGATTTGTTTATGCTAAATTCAACGACTTCAATGATTTTGTAAACAAAGTTGACTCGAGGGTAGCTGCTGTATTTATTGAGCTCATTCAAGGAGAAGGTGGTATAAACGTTGCAGATAGGGGTTATGTAGAGAGACTTTTTAATTATTGCAAAGAAAATAATATTCTTTTTGTTGTCGATGAAATTCAAACAGGGATAGGCAGGACAGGTAAAATATTTGCTTATGAGCACTACGGAATAGAGCCCGACGTTATTACTCTTGCCAAGGGTTTAGGTGGGGGGTTACCTATAGGGGCGCTCCTTGCCAAAGATTATGTTGCCTCTAAATTTGGCTATGGAACACATGGATCTACCTTTGGTGGCAATCCCCTTATTAGTTATGTTTCTAAAGAGGTTGTATCTTTTGTGATAAAGGAGGGTTTATATAAAAAGGCCGAAGAGTTAGGTAATTATATGATAGAAAGGTTGAAAAGCGTATTAAAAGATAATAAACAGTTTGAATATATAAGCGGAATGGGATTGATGGTGGGTGTTCATTTTAGAGAATCAAGTTATGCCGACTATGTTGTTAGAAAAGCCTTAGATAAGGGTATTTTAATCGGCAAAGCTGGAGATAGGTCTGTCAGGCTTGAACCACCATTGATAGTACAAAAGGAGCATATAGATGCTGTAGTTGATTTTTTTTGGAAAATTAAATGA
- a CDS encoding phosphatidylglycerophosphatase A family protein, translating to MKINEDTIQRISEHISTIFGIGYTAYAPGTMGSLFGLLIYMFLKDSGIYFYAFVVVILFIAGVLASDVMENVYGIKDPSFVIIDEVVGMLISLMAVPYHPVVAISGFFLFRLIDISKVPPLNWLEKLGGGFGIMIDDAVGGLMVNIILQVIVR from the coding sequence ATGAAGATTAACGAGGATACAATACAGAGAATTTCAGAGCATATAAGCACAATATTTGGTATAGGATACACGGCATATGCACCAGGAACAATGGGTAGCTTGTTCGGGTTACTGATTTATATGTTTTTAAAGGATTCAGGTATCTATTTTTATGCTTTTGTAGTTGTTATATTATTTATTGCTGGTGTTCTTGCAAGTGATGTAATGGAGAATGTTTACGGCATAAAAGATCCATCATTTGTCATTATTGATGAGGTTGTTGGAATGCTTATATCCCTAATGGCCGTTCCCTACCATCCTGTGGTGGCGATATCTGGATTTTTTTTATTTAGATTGATTGATATATCTAAAGTTCCACCTCTAAACTGGCTTGAGAAGTTGGGTGGAGGGTTTGGTATAATGATAGACGATGCGGTTGGAGGTTTGATGGTTAATATAATACTTCAGGTGATAGTTAGATGA
- a CDS encoding CinA family protein: MKTAVIYIGVGIDSGLPDEFFFKYGIEISLKCNVYNTTQLRNVAKIAFESNDGLIFIYSKSKWSDLQKVMLVEFERSSVFVDEKEPFVLAKGFKRFLDGVFFDFVYEKPVAFLPYNLKENLDASVVLSHFTSESALVKVFRCDIEKDKNLIYKDEVECIFSVQRKDVDKYEKLKGCYTTTGKSAEDALFDVLENKKVKIATAESCTSGLIAAKIANVPGVSAYLEGGAVTYSNKLKTNILKVQANILYNVGAVSEQTAKAMAVGAINLTNADFSIATTGIAGPGGATKDKQVGLVYIAAASKKGVVVEKVVFSGNRRIIREKSTRYSILLLREFILSQ; the protein is encoded by the coding sequence ATGAAAACAGCCGTTATTTACATTGGTGTTGGTATTGATTCCGGACTACCGGATGAGTTTTTTTTTAAGTATGGAATAGAGATATCCCTTAAATGCAACGTTTACAATACAACACAACTAAGAAATGTAGCAAAAATAGCTTTTGAATCCAATGATGGTCTTATTTTTATCTATAGTAAGAGTAAATGGTCTGATTTACAAAAGGTAATGCTTGTTGAGTTTGAACGTAGTAGTGTTTTTGTTGATGAGAAAGAACCGTTTGTTCTGGCAAAGGGATTTAAGAGATTTTTAGATGGTGTATTTTTTGATTTTGTGTATGAAAAACCTGTGGCTTTTCTTCCTTATAATTTGAAAGAGAATTTGGATGCATCTGTTGTTTTGAGTCATTTTACCTCAGAGAGTGCCCTGGTAAAGGTTTTTAGGTGTGATATAGAAAAAGATAAAAATCTTATCTATAAAGATGAGGTTGAGTGTATTTTTTCTGTTCAGCGTAAGGATGTTGATAAATATGAAAAGCTAAAGGGCTGCTATACAACCACTGGCAAATCGGCCGAGGATGCCCTGTTTGATGTTTTAGAAAATAAAAAAGTAAAGATAGCAACAGCCGAATCTTGCACATCGGGTTTAATAGCTGCAAAAATTGCTAATGTGCCTGGTGTTTCTGCTTATCTTGAGGGGGGTGCTGTGACTTATTCGAATAAACTTAAAACAAATATCCTAAAGGTTCAGGCTAATATACTTTATAATGTGGGTGCTGTAAGCGAGCAGACGGCAAAGGCTATGGCGGTTGGGGCAATAAACTTAACTAATGCGGATTTTAGTATAGCAACAACAGGTATTGCGGGACCTGGCGGTGCAACAAAAGATAAGCAAGTTGGTCTTGTCTATATAGCGGCAGCCTCAAAGAAAGGTGTTGTTGTAGAAAAGGTTGTCTTTAGCGGTAATAGAAGGATAATAAGGGAGAAATCGACTAGATACAGTATTTTATTATTAAGGGAGTTTATTTTAAGTCAATGA
- the thpR gene encoding RNA 2',3'-cyclic phosphodiesterase, with the protein MRLFIAFDIPDAIKEVVWELEKGLSKLTDRVRFTPKENMHLTVKFMGEQPDFALIKIKELLSSEVNKHACFKIRFDKAGVFKDIQHPNVLWLGEENPEFERIAATLNKELEIFRRPDNKPFCHLTIGRVKYIKADDLLEAIKFCRDFLKNNELSFMVDTLYLYESKLFKSGAVYRKIEKFHLKGV; encoded by the coding sequence ATGAGGTTATTTATTGCTTTTGATATACCTGATGCCATAAAAGAAGTTGTTTGGGAGCTTGAAAAAGGCTTATCCAAACTCACAGATAGGGTTCGTTTTACACCAAAGGAGAATATGCATTTGACTGTGAAATTTATGGGTGAGCAACCGGATTTTGCTTTGATTAAGATAAAAGAGTTACTTAGTTCAGAGGTAAACAAACATGCCTGTTTCAAGATAAGATTTGATAAGGCCGGTGTTTTTAAAGACATCCAGCATCCAAATGTGTTATGGTTGGGGGAGGAGAATCCAGAGTTTGAGAGAATTGCAGCAACTTTAAATAAGGAACTTGAGATATTTAGAAGGCCGGATAATAAACCATTTTGTCATTTAACAATAGGCAGGGTAAAGTATATAAAAGCGGACGATCTTTTAGAAGCAATAAAATTCTGCAGGGATTTTTTAAAAAACAATGAATTGAGTTTCATGGTGGATACTCTTTATCTGTATGAAAGCAAACTATTCAAAAGCGGAGCTGTTTATAGAAAGATAGAAAAATTCCATTTAAAAGGAGTGTAA
- the recA gene encoding recombinase RecA has product MNDKKLQSLNMAISKIEKMFGKGALMKLGDVKAVDVNVIPTGILSLDYALGVCGIPRGRIIEIYGQESSGKTTLALHCIAAAQREGGLAAFVDAEHALDVYYAEKLGVDVDNLLVSQPDSGEQALEIIDTLIRSNAVDLIVVDSVAALVPQAEIEGDMGDAHVGLQARLMSQALRKLTGAISKSNTSIIFLNQIRMKIGVMFGNPETTTGGNALKFYSSIRMEIRKSGSPIKQGSEAVGNRVKVKVVKNKVAPPFKEAEFDILYGVGVDKIGDLLDLAVAHDIVEKSGSWFSYNNERLGQGRDNAKEFLKGRGDLLEEIERKLRNELNCRPKGETNES; this is encoded by the coding sequence ATGAATGATAAAAAACTTCAATCACTAAATATGGCTATCTCTAAAATAGAAAAGATGTTTGGTAAGGGTGCCTTAATGAAACTTGGCGATGTGAAAGCTGTAGATGTGAATGTTATACCTACAGGGATCTTATCTTTAGATTATGCTCTAGGTGTTTGCGGTATTCCAAGGGGTAGGATCATAGAGATATACGGCCAAGAGTCGAGCGGTAAAACTACATTAGCTTTGCATTGCATAGCTGCAGCCCAAAGAGAGGGGGGGTTAGCGGCTTTTGTTGATGCTGAGCATGCATTGGATGTATACTATGCTGAAAAGCTTGGTGTAGATGTTGATAATTTGCTTGTTAGCCAGCCCGATTCAGGAGAGCAAGCACTTGAAATTATAGATACACTCATCAGAAGTAATGCCGTGGATTTGATAGTTGTGGACTCAGTGGCAGCTTTAGTGCCTCAGGCTGAGATTGAAGGCGATATGGGAGACGCCCATGTGGGGTTGCAGGCCAGACTAATGAGTCAGGCTCTGAGAAAACTCACCGGAGCTATAAGTAAGTCCAATACATCAATTATTTTCTTGAATCAGATAAGAATGAAGATAGGCGTTATGTTTGGAAACCCAGAAACAACAACCGGTGGAAATGCTTTAAAGTTTTATTCTTCAATAAGAATGGAGATAAGAAAGAGTGGATCTCCTATAAAACAGGGAAGTGAGGCTGTTGGAAACAGGGTTAAGGTAAAGGTTGTCAAGAATAAAGTAGCACCCCCATTTAAAGAGGCTGAGTTTGATATACTCTACGGTGTGGGTGTGGATAAGATAGGGGATTTGCTTGATTTGGCTGTTGCTCACGATATTGTTGAAAAGAGTGGCTCATGGTTTTCTTACAACAATGAGAGATTAGGGCAAGGTAGGGATAATGCTAAGGAGTTTTTAAAGGGAAGAGGGGATTTGCTTGAGGAAATAGAGAGAAAACTCAGGAATGAATTGAACTGTAGACCAAAAGGAGAGACTAATGAGAGTTGA
- a CDS encoding type IV pilus twitching motility protein PilT, which yields MRVDDILKKGTLKGASDIHIKVGSKPFFRINGEMIRDDEDEPLSEADFNEFLSNEKVDDFLVEKFKKERQVDIGYGLSGVGRFRVNMLYQRGTPAAIFRFIPFDIPDLDSLNLPKVIETIALKPRGLVLVTGVTGSGKSTTLASMVDIINKKRKKNIITIEDPIEYLHKDINSSIIQRQVGYDVLTFADGLRGALREDPDVILVGEMRDRETISTALEAVETGHLVMSTLHTKDATETINRIIAAFPLNEQRQVRLQLSATIEAVISQRLLKRKDGNGMVPAVEIMIASELVRDAILDAEKIHNIKRSIEINREIYGTQSFDQSLMELYKNGLVSFEEAKEYSSNPNDFALKVRGIG from the coding sequence ATGAGAGTTGATGATATTTTAAAAAAGGGAACACTCAAGGGAGCCAGTGATATACATATAAAGGTTGGCTCTAAGCCGTTTTTTAGAATAAACGGCGAGATGATAAGAGATGATGAAGATGAGCCTCTAAGCGAAGCGGATTTTAATGAATTCTTATCCAATGAAAAGGTGGATGATTTTCTTGTCGAAAAATTTAAGAAAGAAAGACAGGTGGATATAGGCTACGGTCTAAGCGGCGTTGGAAGATTCAGGGTAAATATGCTTTATCAAAGAGGAACACCAGCAGCTATCTTTAGATTTATACCATTCGATATACCTGACTTGGATAGTCTAAATCTACCCAAAGTCATAGAGACGATAGCCTTGAAACCACGCGGTTTAGTTTTGGTTACAGGTGTTACAGGCAGCGGTAAATCCACAACCTTGGCCAGTATGGTTGACATAATCAACAAGAAAAGGAAGAAAAATATAATTACCATAGAGGATCCCATCGAATATCTCCATAAGGATATAAATTCATCAATAATACAGAGGCAGGTGGGTTACGATGTACTTACATTTGCCGATGGTTTAAGGGGTGCTTTAAGGGAAGATCCAGATGTAATACTTGTTGGTGAAATGAGAGATAGAGAGACTATATCTACTGCTCTTGAGGCTGTAGAAACAGGACATCTTGTTATGTCTACTTTGCATACAAAGGACGCAACGGAGACAATAAATAGGATAATAGCGGCATTTCCATTGAACGAACAACGTCAAGTCAGGTTGCAACTTTCTGCCACAATAGAGGCTGTTATATCCCAGAGGTTGCTAAAGAGAAAAGACGGCAATGGTATGGTTCCTGCTGTTGAGATTATGATAGCAAGTGAGCTTGTAAGAGATGCTATATTGGATGCAGAGAAGATACATAACATTAAACGTTCCATAGAGATAAACAGGGAAATCTACGGAACACAGAGTTTTGATCAGTCTTTGATGGAGCTTTATAAAAACGGTTTAGTTTCCTTTGAAGAGGCCAAAGAGTACTCCTCTAATCCAAATGATTTTGCTTTGAAGGTAAGGGGTATAGGTTAG
- a CDS encoding regulatory protein RecX, translating into MNYKEALRYAFNLLARRDYSTKEVESRLQKKGVCSSDIEKIVKSLKENGFLNDKRYAETYAFFRLKKGYGKLRIRHELALKGIDESIIDNVLTEEAEEAEGIFLKKLKLLKNKPNARKKLFDFMYRRGFDKDTIVELLNKYDVKEKENEIV; encoded by the coding sequence TTGAATTACAAAGAGGCTTTGAGATACGCATTTAATTTATTGGCAAGAAGAGACTATTCTACAAAAGAGGTTGAAAGTAGGCTTCAAAAAAAGGGCGTTTGTAGTTCTGATATAGAAAAGATTGTTAAAAGTCTAAAAGAAAATGGTTTTTTGAATGATAAGCGCTACGCTGAAACTTATGCGTTTTTTAGACTGAAAAAGGGGTATGGAAAACTCAGAATTAGGCATGAGCTTGCATTGAAAGGTATCGATGAGTCTATCATAGATAATGTATTGACAGAAGAGGCAGAAGAAGCAGAAGGGATTTTTTTAAAAAAATTAAAACTTCTAAAGAACAAGCCGAATGCAAGAAAAAAACTATTTGATTTTATGTATCGACGGGGATTTGATAAAGATACAATTGTTGAGCTTTTGAATAAATACGATGTGAAGGAGAAGGAGAATGAAATCGTCTGA